The proteins below come from a single Methanospirillum lacunae genomic window:
- a CDS encoding nicotinamide-nucleotide adenylyltransferase — MKRAFYIGRFQPFHNGHLTVIDRITREADELIIGIGSAQLSHDLENPFTAGERVLMITRALEGLCCPYYVIPIEDIKRNALWVAHITSMTPPFDTVYTSNPLVIRLFSEAGIPVCSPSMFKRESHSGTSIRDRMRAGKPWERLVPSAVVDVIHEIHGIDRIRDLDRDDGDPKIEYLSGEDHV, encoded by the coding sequence GTGAAACGTGCATTTTACATAGGAAGGTTTCAACCGTTTCACAACGGTCATCTAACTGTTATTGATCGCATCACAAGGGAAGCAGATGAACTAATCATAGGAATTGGAAGTGCCCAGCTTAGCCATGATCTTGAAAATCCGTTCACTGCAGGTGAACGGGTTTTGATGATAACAAGAGCTCTGGAAGGCTTATGCTGTCCGTATTATGTAATTCCCATAGAAGATATCAAACGAAATGCCCTCTGGGTTGCCCATATCACCTCAATGACACCTCCGTTTGATACTGTATACACAAGTAATCCTCTTGTTATCAGGCTCTTTTCAGAAGCAGGAATCCCGGTCTGTTCACCCTCCATGTTTAAACGAGAATCACATTCCGGGACCTCTATAAGGGATCGAATGAGGGCCGGCAAACCTTGGGAACGTCTGGTTCCATCTGCAGTGGTTGATGTGATACATGAAATTCATGGTATTGATCGCATCAGGGATCTTGACCGGGATGACGGCGATCCTAAAATCGAGTATTTATCAGGGGAAGATCATGTTTAA
- a CDS encoding cobyric acid synthase, with the protein MSIMVLGTASHVGKSTVVTAICRLLHRRSIRHAPYKSQNMSLNSYVTREGGEIGIAQAMQAIAAGLEPDISMNPILLKPKGDQTSQIVLMGKPYRDVKASSYYNETDYLLEIAIEAANVLLDRYQHLVIEGAGGAAEVNLYSRDIANIRLAQKLRYPIILVADIERGGVFAQVYGTISLLPDEIRSLVKGVIINKFRGDPALFDEGITILEALCHIPVLGLVPATDIAIPSEDSLSLQDKKVVVTPIRIAVIHLPRISNFTDFELLERHASVSYVKPGENLGDYDAIIIPGTKNTVEDLQVIQASGAADQIRVARARGAPVIGICGGYQMLCTTIIDSGVESCEGEYRGIGLIPGTTQFIGYEKTTTQVTRCSSGVGPILSRISEVSGYEIHMGDTNHPKVKTAFLDEGAVSDDGLVIGTYMHGLFTNPSAVKALVSYLCEQKGIIWNESEEQGDPFDALADHFEKYVRFDEILKHFK; encoded by the coding sequence ATGTCAATTATGGTGCTCGGTACAGCTTCTCATGTTGGAAAGAGTACCGTGGTTACCGCGATATGCAGATTACTCCACCGGCGTTCAATCAGGCATGCCCCATACAAATCTCAAAACATGAGTCTGAACTCATATGTTACACGCGAGGGGGGTGAGATAGGAATTGCCCAGGCGATGCAGGCCATAGCAGCAGGTTTAGAGCCTGATATTTCAATGAACCCAATCCTGCTCAAGCCCAAAGGAGATCAGACCTCACAAATTGTGCTCATGGGAAAGCCATACCGTGACGTCAAAGCCTCCTCATATTATAATGAGACCGATTATCTCCTGGAGATAGCGATAGAAGCTGCCAACGTATTGCTTGACCGGTATCAGCACCTGGTTATTGAAGGGGCCGGTGGTGCTGCCGAGGTGAATCTGTACTCCCGCGACATCGCCAATATCAGACTTGCCCAGAAACTCAGATATCCAATCATTTTGGTTGCAGACATAGAACGTGGAGGCGTCTTTGCCCAGGTATATGGCACCATTTCACTTCTCCCTGATGAGATAAGATCCCTTGTAAAGGGGGTAATTATCAACAAATTCAGGGGAGACCCTGCTCTCTTTGATGAAGGGATCACAATCCTTGAAGCTCTCTGTCATATCCCGGTACTGGGTCTCGTACCGGCAACAGACATAGCCATCCCGAGCGAAGATTCACTCTCACTACAAGACAAAAAAGTAGTGGTAACACCAATTCGAATTGCTGTAATCCATCTCCCGCGGATATCAAATTTCACAGACTTTGAACTTCTTGAGCGTCATGCATCTGTTTCCTATGTGAAACCCGGCGAAAACCTTGGCGATTATGATGCCATCATTATTCCAGGAACAAAAAATACGGTTGAAGATCTACAGGTAATTCAGGCATCGGGTGCAGCAGATCAGATCAGGGTAGCACGAGCGAGAGGCGCTCCAGTGATTGGAATCTGTGGGGGATACCAGATGCTCTGCACGACTATCATCGACTCAGGGGTTGAGTCATGTGAGGGAGAATATCGAGGAATCGGACTCATCCCGGGAACCACCCAGTTCATCGGGTACGAAAAGACTACCACCCAGGTAACCCGCTGCTCATCAGGAGTCGGTCCAATCCTCTCACGTATCTCTGAAGTGAGCGGGTATGAGATTCATATGGGAGATACCAATCATCCAAAAGTTAAAACTGCTTTTTTGGATGAAGGGGCAGTCTCTGATGATGGTCTTGTAATAGGGACCTATATGCATGGCCTATTCACAAATCCATCTGCGGTTAAAGCCCTGGTCTCATATCTTTGCGAGCAGAAAGGAATCATATGGAATGAAAGTGAGGAACAGGGAGATCCATTCGATGCCCTGGCAGATCACTTTGAAAAATATGTCCGATTTGATGAGATTCTGAAACACTTCAAATAA